One region of candidate division KSB1 bacterium genomic DNA includes:
- the lspA gene encoding signal peptidase II gives MAARDLRLLGISALVVLADQVTKAAARAFLQGQNSIAVLGQYVRLTYLENPGMAFGIRVGGPAFFSVFASLASLVVLVYLLRLRGERMGVRLALALVFGGAIGNLIDRLLYGQVVDFIDVGVGDLRWPVFNVADSAVTVGMVLLMILMLFERPAEPSAAGDPPSRVD, from the coding sequence TCCTGGCGGACCAGGTTACCAAGGCGGCAGCAAGGGCTTTCCTCCAGGGTCAGAACTCCATCGCGGTGCTCGGGCAGTACGTACGGCTGACCTACCTGGAGAACCCGGGGATGGCCTTCGGGATCCGAGTGGGAGGACCCGCGTTCTTCAGCGTCTTCGCCAGTCTGGCAAGCCTTGTGGTTCTCGTCTACCTATTGCGCTTGCGGGGCGAGCGAATGGGCGTCCGCCTCGCCCTGGCGCTGGTCTTCGGAGGAGCGATTGGGAATCTGATCGACCGGCTCCTCTACGGCCAGGTCGTGGACTTTATTGACGTCGGGGTGGGCGACCTGCGGTGGCCTGTCTTCAATGTGGCTGACAGCGCCGTGACCGTGGGCATGGTTCTCCTCATGATCCTCATGCTCTTTGAGCGGCCTGCAGAACCCAGTGCCGCGGGGGACCCGCCATCCCGGGTCGACTGA